A region of Geobacillus sp. 46C-IIa DNA encodes the following proteins:
- a CDS encoding heavy metal translocating P-type ATPase: MANEQTLDRLEAKTYRVQGLTCTNCAAKFEHNVKSLPGVKEAKVNFGAAKLTVWGEATVEELEQAGAFERLKIREERERLMRREPFWKKKENWNVLVAAGLLGLGVAADAADRGILAVVMYLGAIAIGGYSLFWTGLRNLVRWQLDMNTLMTIAILGAAAIGEWQEGAVVVILFAISEALERYSMDRARRSIASLMEMAPAEATIQRGAEEVTVPVEDVRLGEVMIVKPGAKIPLDGVVVNGASTVNEAAMTGESLPVEKTVGDSVFAGTLNEEGFLEVKVTKRADETMLAKMIDLVEEAQAERAPSQAFIDRFARYYTPLIMIVALLVAVIPPLVVGGNWLDWVYRGLAVLVIGCPCALVISTPVAIVTALGHAARSGVLIKGGVYLEQIGRFDAVAFDKTGTLTEGKPSVTDVVVYEESRERLLAVAAAIEKRSQHPLASAVVRLAEEDGVPFLDVPVDDFQSLTGQGVKAVVENETYYIGRPSLFADMLGRLPDEAEQRIAAFRQEGKTVMAIGTADRLLGLIAAADQLRPSATETVAALRRLGVREVVMVTGDHEQTAQAIGRQAGVSDIRAGLLPEEKLTAIRELKQRCGMTAMVGDGVNDAPALAAADIGVAMGGAGTDTALETADVVLMADDLRQLPYTVRLGRRTLAIIRQNIAFALGLKVLALVAAVPGWLTLWLAVFADMGATLLVTLNSMRLLRVKE; the protein is encoded by the coding sequence GTGGCGAATGAACAAACATTGGATCGGCTCGAGGCCAAAACATACCGCGTGCAAGGATTGACGTGCACAAATTGCGCCGCCAAGTTTGAGCATAACGTCAAATCCTTGCCTGGCGTCAAAGAAGCAAAAGTGAATTTCGGTGCTGCCAAGCTCACCGTATGGGGGGAGGCGACGGTGGAAGAACTGGAGCAAGCGGGAGCGTTTGAACGCCTGAAAATTCGCGAAGAACGCGAGCGTCTGATGCGGCGGGAGCCGTTTTGGAAGAAGAAAGAGAACTGGAACGTCCTTGTTGCTGCCGGATTGCTTGGGCTTGGTGTTGCGGCGGATGCGGCGGACAGGGGGATATTGGCGGTTGTGATGTATTTGGGGGCGATTGCGATCGGCGGCTATTCGCTGTTTTGGACGGGGTTGCGGAATTTGGTTCGCTGGCAGTTGGACATGAACACGTTAATGACGATCGCCATTCTCGGTGCGGCGGCGATCGGCGAATGGCAAGAAGGAGCGGTCGTGGTCATTTTGTTCGCCATTAGTGAAGCGCTCGAGCGCTACTCGATGGACCGAGCGCGGCGGTCGATCGCATCGTTGATGGAAATGGCGCCCGCTGAAGCGACGATCCAGCGCGGTGCGGAGGAAGTGACCGTTCCGGTCGAAGACGTTCGCCTCGGAGAGGTCATGATCGTGAAACCAGGGGCGAAAATTCCTTTGGACGGCGTTGTCGTCAATGGGGCGTCCACGGTCAATGAGGCGGCGATGACCGGCGAAAGCTTGCCGGTAGAAAAAACGGTGGGCGATTCGGTGTTCGCCGGGACGCTGAATGAGGAAGGATTTCTAGAAGTGAAAGTGACGAAGCGGGCGGATGAAACGATGTTGGCGAAAATGATCGATCTCGTCGAAGAGGCGCAAGCCGAGCGGGCGCCGTCACAAGCGTTCATCGATCGGTTTGCCCGCTATTATACGCCATTGATTATGATTGTGGCCCTGCTCGTCGCTGTCATTCCGCCGCTTGTCGTGGGCGGCAATTGGCTTGATTGGGTGTACCGCGGTCTCGCTGTTCTCGTCATCGGCTGCCCGTGCGCGCTCGTCATTTCGACGCCGGTGGCGATCGTCACCGCTCTCGGCCATGCGGCCCGAAGCGGTGTGCTCATCAAAGGCGGGGTATATCTGGAACAAATCGGGCGGTTTGACGCCGTCGCCTTTGATAAAACCGGGACGTTAACAGAAGGGAAACCGTCCGTGACCGATGTCGTTGTGTATGAAGAAAGCCGTGAACGACTGCTGGCGGTGGCTGCTGCCATCGAAAAACGATCGCAGCACCCGCTCGCTTCCGCCGTCGTCCGCCTAGCGGAAGAAGATGGCGTGCCGTTTCTTGACGTGCCGGTGGATGACTTTCAGTCGTTGACGGGTCAAGGGGTGAAGGCGGTCGTCGAAAACGAAACGTACTATATCGGCCGTCCATCTTTGTTCGCCGACATGCTCGGCCGTTTGCCAGATGAAGCGGAACAACGAATCGCTGCCTTCCGTCAAGAAGGAAAAACGGTGATGGCGATCGGCACGGCCGATCGGCTGCTGGGGCTTATTGCCGCGGCCGATCAACTGCGGCCGTCCGCAACGGAAACGGTTGCCGCGCTGCGGCGCCTTGGGGTTAGGGAAGTGGTGATGGTGACGGGCGACCATGAGCAAACCGCGCAGGCCATCGGCCGTCAAGCGGGCGTATCAGATATTCGCGCCGGGCTGCTTCCCGAAGAGAAGCTGACAGCGATCCGCGAGCTGAAACAACGTTGCGGCATGACGGCCATGGTCGGCGACGGGGTGAATGACGCCCCTGCCTTGGCCGCGGCCGATATCGGTGTGGCGATGGGCGGGGCGGGGACGGATACCGCCTTGGAAACAGCCGATGTTGTGCTCATGGCCGACGATTTGCGCCAGCTGCCGTACAC
- a CDS encoding metalloregulator ArsR/SmtB family transcription factor, translated as MQRHDVCDVYCYDEEKVERVQRRLRDENIAAIVPFFKALADENRAKIVYALCGEEELCVCDLANVIGATVATTSHHLRILYKQGIVKYRKEGKLAFYSLDDDHIHELVLVALAHQKEGEGRGE; from the coding sequence ATGCAACGTCATGATGTGTGCGACGTTTACTGTTATGACGAAGAGAAGGTCGAGAGGGTTCAGCGGCGGCTTCGTGATGAAAACATTGCCGCGATTGTGCCGTTTTTCAAGGCGCTTGCCGATGAAAACCGGGCGAAAATCGTCTATGCGCTTTGCGGTGAAGAGGAGTTGTGCGTCTGTGACTTGGCGAACGTGATCGGGGCGACGGTAGCAACGACGTCGCATCATTTGCGCATTTTGTATAAACAAGGAATCGTGAAATATCGGAAAGAGGGAAAACTCGCCTTTTATTCGCTCGATGATGACCATATCCACGAGCTGGTGCTTGTGGCGCTTGCTCATCAGAAAGAGGGGGAAGGCCGTGGCGAATGA